GGAGCGGGATGGGTTGCTCTGCAACCTGCTGTTGGCGGAGATCATGGCCACCCGCGGCCGGACCCTGGCCGAACAGGTGCGCGCCCTGATGGCCGAGATCGGACCGCACCACTTCCAGCGCAGGGACCTGCGCCTGTCGGCGGAGGGGAAGGACCGGCTGCTCCGGCGCCTCGCGGAAGACCCGCCGTCTCGCCTGGCAGGGTGGCCGGTGGAGCGGGTGGACCCGTTGGACGGCTACAAGTTGATCTTCGGACCCAGCCGCTGGATCCTCTTCCGCGCATCGGGCACCGAGCCGGTGGTGCGGGTCTACGCCGAGGCGGAGTCGCCGGAGGCCGTGGAAGCCCTGCTGGCCGACGGCCTTCGCTTCGTCGACGCCGTCGCGGGGGCGTGAGCCGACCTGGCCACCGGCGCCGCGCCCACCGCGTCGGACCTGCGGGGTGGAGCCCCCGCGTCGGGCCTCCGCGGCCCCGCGGCACCGCGGGGAGCCTGCGGCCTCGAGCCCCGTGCCGGACGGCGTCCGGCCGCGGCGGCAGGCAGGCGGCGGGGGCACGGAGGCACGGTGCCGGCGGCACACCCCTCCATCGACAGCCGGCGCGGGGCGGGGAGCCGGTTCGTCCGACCAGGTTCGATTCGACAGGTTCGATTCGAGGGGGCCCGGTCACGCGGGACCCCCTCGCCGTCTCGTGGTGCTCGAATGTTCTCGGCACCCATGGCGCCCGGCGCCCTGGCGATCGCGAAGGTTGGATGGGAGCGGCGACGGGATGGAAGGGGCAGGATGATTGGTTATCCCCAACCCTATGAACACTGCGAGAGTCCACCACGGGCCGTCATGGCGCAGGAGAAGGCGCGGTTATCAACAGGTCATCCACATTGTCCACATGCCGTGACGGGTACACTATCCACACCGGCGCAGGTCCCTTCCTGCGATCGCTTCCATCCCCTGGACGACGTCGTCGCAGCCGTCGTGGTGCAACGGGCCCTGCGCGGCGAGCCGGCGCCCGGCCGGCGGGCCGGGAGGCGGCGGCGACCCACGGGCAGGCAACGGTAGGAAGAGACCGATCCCACGCGGAACTCTTCTATACGTTCAGGGGAAGGAGTGAGGGCCGTTGAACATTGCCATCTATGGCAAGAACCTCGACGTCACCGACGCCCTCAAGGAGTACGCCCGCAGGAAGGTCGGCAAGGTGGCCCGGTACTTCAACGATACCCCCCTGCAGGCGCAGGTCACCCTGAGCATCGAGCGCGACCGCCACATCGTCGAAGTGACCATCCCTCTCCCCAACAACGGCCTCCTCATCCGCGCGGAGGAAGACTCCGAGGACATGTACGCCTCCATCGACCTGGTGGTGGACAAACTGGAACGCCAGATCCGCAAGTTGAAGACCCGCCTCAATCGCAAGGCCCGTCGGCTGGACGCGACCACGGGCCAAGCCCTGCCCGAATCCGAGACCTCGCTGGACGAACCGGCCCCGGCCGACGCCGAGGAGGAGGGACGGGTCGTCCGGACCAAGCGGTTCCCCCTCAAGCCCATGACCGTCGACGAGGCGATCCTGCAGATGGATCTGCTGGGACACGACTTCTTCGTGTTCGCGAATGCGGCCACGGGCGATGTCAACGTGGTCTACCGGCGTCGCGACGGGCAGTACGGCCTGATCGAGCCGGAAGCCTAGCGGGGCCCTGGCGGCGTCATCGCCCTGCGGTCGGCGGGCCGGTCCGAGGACCGGCCCGCCGTCGGGACAAGCCCCCTCCAGCGACCCTGGGATCCCTTGCCCAGCCGACCCCCGCCATCCCGTGTCGAACGGTGTCGGGCCGCAAGGCCGCGAACGGACGAGGGCGACGCCACTCGGCCATGGAAAATGGGACTGGGCCGTTGGCGCAGGAGCAGGTTAAGGTGAGGAAAGGAAGAACCGACTTTTCCTGACATGCGGGCCGTCCTTGCGGCCAACGGGAGGATGTTGCAGGTGTCGCAGCCCTCGTCGTGGTTCGACAACACCGCCAAGGCCATGGAGTCGGCGCTGCTGGGGCTACCCGGCGTCCTCTCGTCCCACGTGGAGGTCGACGCCGAGGGCCGCGTGCAAGCGATCCACCTGTTGGCGGGACCGGGTCGCGCCGAGCACCAGCTGCTTCGCGACGTCCAGTCGCTCATGGCCATCAGCTTTGGCCAGGAGGTGGAGCGCGGGATCGTCCAGGTCACGCGGGTGGGCGGCGGCGACGAATACGGGCAATCGCGCCTGCGGCTGCTGCGTCACCGGCTGGAGTCCGAGGGGACGCAGGTCGGCGTGGTGGTCGAACTCGGCAACGGGGACCAGGTCTTCCGGGGGGAGGCCCGCGGGAACCGGTCGCCCACGGCCTTGCTGCGGATGGCGGCGGTGGCGACCGCCCGGGCGGTGGTGGCCGCCCTCTACCGCATGGTGGAGGTCGAGGTCTTCTCGGTGCAGCGGGTGCGTCTGGGGCACCGGAGCGTCGCGCTGGTCGGCATCACCGCCGGCGGGGGCATCCTGTCGCCGCAGGAGTACGTAGGCGCGGTGCTGATCAAGCTCGATGAGACGGAGGCCACCTGCCGGGCGGTGCTGGATGGGGTCAACCGGTTCTTCGCCCTGGCAGGCCAGATGGCACCAGAAGGAACTGGCGGACAGAGCACGAATGTCTAGAAAGCACGCAATTGGCATGGATTGCCGGGTCGGTGAACCCTTCACAAAGGGATGGGCGTCGAGGCACGGTCCGTTCGGGCTTCGGGCTCCGACCCCAGCCGCGACCCCTCCGCGGACGGTGGTGACGGCCAACAAAAGGGTTCTCAAAGGTTTCGGTTACTGTGACCGGGATCCAAGCAGCGTGGCCATGAGCGGAGGCTGCCACCGGGCGATCGAGCGATCGCCGCGGGGCAGATTCGGTGGAGCGATCTGATCATGGCCCGTGCGATCAAGGTTCTGCTGCTGTTGGCGACCCTGGTTCTGGCGGCTGGGTCGAACTACCAGGTCAGCTTCTGACCGCCTCACCGGTCACAGTAACCTCCTTTCTTTGCTCGGTGAAGCGAGGTCAGACGATGGTCGTTCCGCAGCTGCGGTGGCGTCCGGGCTATTTCGCATACATCGTCATCACGGCCGCCATTGTGGTGGCTCTGGAACGGGCGATCGCGCCTGCGGACCTGTCTGATGTATTGTCCTTTTACTTCTTTGCGGTAGCCGCCGAAGCATTCCCCATTCCGGTTCCGCCGCTCAAGGGATCCATATCGCTCGGTTTCGTCGCCATATTTGCTGCGATCTTGTCCGAAGGGCCGTTATGGGGAACGCTGATCGCAGCATTGGGCACCATCCGCCCAATCGATTTTGATGGCCGCATTCCACTCCGTGGCATCCTATATAACCGATTCCAGTTGGGCCTATCCGCTTTCATTGCTGGTCACGTGTACCATGCGCTTGCAAATGGAGCCGACATAACAAGCCGGCAATCCATTGCTGGTTTCCTTCTGGCGGCTCTGGTCTACTTCATTGTAAACGTCGGAATGTTTAGCGCATATGAGCCTGTTTCACGGACACTGACTTGATCGGGACGGGCTGGAAGGTACTGAGCCTATACAGCAACATCGCATGGGTTGGCGGTCAGCATCGCGTCGGTGAGGGGGCCCCGGTCGCTGCCCTTCTACGCCGGCGCCGCAGCAGTGCAACGAAAGGGTAAGGACGCGGATCTCTCCGTCACCCTTCGCCAGAGCTTCAGCAAGTTGTGGGTCAAGCAGAGCAGCTTCCACTCGCTGTCACACGCCGCCAGACCGCGACGCAGGAACCGGTCGGCGCCTCGCACGGCCTTGATCTGCCCAAACACCGGCTCCACGGTCTGGCTGCGCTTGGCGTAGATCGCCTGCCCTCGCCGGGTCCGCAGCTTGCGTTCCATCCGCTCCCGCAGGCTCAGCCCCTTGGGGATCCGGCCCCGCGGAGGGGGTGCATCCTTCACCGCCTGACGATGCTTCCACTCCTTGCTCGTCGCCAGGAACAGCTCCGGCCCTTCGGCCGGCGCCTGCTTCACGTTCGCCTCGCTCCAGTACCCCGCATCGGCCACCACGGCCCGGATGGGCTCGTCCACGCCCGCGGCCCGGAGGTTGGCTTGCGCCTGCTGGAGCATCGGGTGCAGTTGGCCCACGTCGTTGGCGTCCTGCGTCACCGCCGCGGCCACGATGAGTTGGTCTTCGCTCACCACCGCCTGGGCGTTGTACCCTTGCACAAAGCCCTGCCGGGTCTTCAGGATCCGGCTGTCCGGATCCGTGATGTTGGCCTTGGCTGCCGGATCCACCGAGGGATCCGGCGCCTTCGGCTTCCGCCCCCGCCGCTTCTTGCCGGTCGCCTGCTCCTGGGCCTTCCGTTCGTCGATGCGGGCCTGCTGCCGGGCGGCTTCCCGGGCCGCCTCGTCCTCCAGCCGCCGCTTGCATGCCTTTAGCCGCTCCAGCCGGCTCGCACGGTGGCGCAGCTCCTCCGGCAACTCGTCCCCACGACGCCCGGGGCCGTACCGCTCATCTTCTTCTCGGTCCGTGGCCTCCGCTTCCCGGAGCATCTTCTCCACTTCCTGGCGAATCGCATCGTAGGTTCGGTTGGCCGCCAGCGAGGCGTTGGCCTTCATCTTCGTCCCGTCAAGGGCGACCACGCCCACCTTCCCGAGCCCCGCCTCGCGGCACAGCCGCAGCACCTGCGTGAACAGCTCGGCCAGTTCCCGCGCATGGCGCTGGCGGAAGCGGGCGATGGTCACGTGATCCGGCTTCTGGTTGGCGGTGATCACCCGGAAGGCCACGTCCTCGAGGCACAACCGCTCGATCCGCCGGCTCGACCGCTCGCCGACGCAGTAGGCGTACAGCAGCAGCGTCACCATCATGGTCGGGTCGTAACTCTCTCCACCCCAGCCGTCGGCGCGGTACTTCTCGTAAAAGGCCCGCAGGTCCATCTGCTCCACCGCATCGATCAGGAACCAGGCCAGATGGTCCTCAGGCAGCCAGTCGCGAAGGCTCGGTGGAAGCAGGTACAGTTGGTCACGGTTCACCGGGCGGAAGTTGTAGGCCATAGGGACACCTCGGGCGACGGAGAATTCCAATCCATGGCCTCACTTAAACCCACGTGGGTGCAATCCTGCGGAAATACCTGGGTTCGTGAAACAGGCTCATATGTATGTCGATTCAAAGGGGTTCGTCTCGCCGGCGTCGTCCATCATTTGAAGACCATGGGTATGGTCAACTATGTAGCCCTCATGCCCTTGGCCTACCTCATCTCGGCGATCCATCGCTGGGTCGGCCCCATCGGGATGGTCCTCTTCCTGCTCCCCCTTGTCGTGGCTCGCTTCTCCTTCAAGCGGTATCTCGACGTGCGTCACATGTTCCTGGGGACGATCCGCGCCCTGGCCCTGGCCCTGGAGGCTCGGGATCGCTACACGTATGGTCACGCCGATCGGGTGGCGAGGCTTTCGGTCGAGATCGGCAAGGCCCTGAACCTCAGTGACGACGAGCTGGAGCAGCTGGAGTACGCGGGGATCCTGCACGACATCGGGAAGATCGGCGTCCGGGACGAGATCCTCAACAAACCGGGGCGGTATACGCCGGATGAATACGAGGAGATGAAGCGGCACCCCGTCATCGGGGCGCGCATCGTCAGCGGCATCGAGTCGCTGGACGTGGTCTCGCTCTGGATCCGGCACCATCACGAGCGCTTCGATGGCACGGGCTATCCCGACGGACTGCGGGGAGAGGACATCCCCCTGGGTTCGAGGATCCTCGCCGTGGCCGACGCCTTCGACGCGATGCTCTACGACCGGCCGTACAAGGCCGGGCGGCCGCTGCCCGAGGTGATCGAAGAGCTCAAGCGGTGTTCGGGGACCCATTTCGATCCGCGGATCGTCCGGGTGGTCCTGGACCTGATGTCCAGTCCCCAGCGGGTGGCGGAGCTGACGCGGCCTCCAGAAGTCCGGTTCGTGGAGCGGCTCGCGTCGCTCTACGGACTGAGGCCCCCCGTCCCGGGCTGGCGGGAGCGGCCGCTGGTGGTCGAGGAGGTTGCGGGCGCGGAGGAACCGGTGGATCCGCCGGGGTAGTCTAGTTGGGGAGCCCCCTCGATGGGCGGCGTCCCGGAGCGAGGGCGTCGGGCGGAGGCGTTGGAGGGTGTTCCTGGCGAGTCTCTTGCTGGCCGTGGCCATCGGGTGGATCCGGGGCGGTTCGGTGAAGCGGATCGGGCGGCTGCCCCTGCGGTGGGTGGGCCTCCTGCCGGTCCCGCTCGTCCTGCGTTCGATGTTGCAACACCCATCGTCCGTTCACCTCCCGTGGGTGGTGCAAGGGGCCGAGATCCTCCAGTTCGTCGCCTATGCCTTGCTCGTCGTGTTGGCGATGGTGAACCGCCACCTACCGGGCTCCGGCTATCTCATCGGCGGCAGCCTCGCCAACGCGCTGGTCATCACCGCCAACGGCGGGCGCATGCCGGTCAGCGAATGGGCGATCCACGTGGCGGCCCACGACCTCGAGCGGGCCGCCGCCGTCGCCAGGCTGGCCGGGGGCGACAGCCTGACCCATGAACTGCTGGGGCCGGAGACGCGGCTGCCGTGGCTCGCGGACATCATCCCCCTGCCCCGGCCGTTTCCCTTCCCCTCGGTGGCCAGTGTCGGGGACGTGCTCATCGCCGTGGGACTGATGTGGCTCGTGATCGCGGCGATGGGGACGAGGCACCCGGCGGGGCAACCCGTGGCGCCTGTCGGCGGGACCGGCAGGGGCAGGCGGTGATGCCAGGGATGCCGTCCATCCCCGTTCCGTCGCGCAGGCAGCCGCTGCGCAGGGAGCCCGCCCCCGTCCGGCTGCGCGGGCGGAAGGGGCCGCAGGGCGGCGGAGCGCGCGCCGGATGGACGGGGACAGCGAGGAGCGAGCGGCGGGAAGCGGGAAGCGGTCCAGCGGTCCGACCGGGTCGTGCGGCGGGAAGGGGCCCGGGCGGCCCGCGGCGGACGGGGTGATGGATGCCCGCGGCGTCTGGGGTGATGGGTGTCCGACGCGACGCGCCGACGTCGCCGCCCGGGTGGGCCGATGTCGCCGCCTGCGTGGAATGCCCCCCTGCCCGCGTGGAATGCCCCCCATGACCATGCTAGAATAAGGAGGACGCGCGGCCGGTCGGTCGCTGGCCGATCGGCCGTGCCCGTGTTCCCATGCCCGGACGCGGTCGACCCGGGGCGTCTCCCGGCGCCCCGGTGGCGGGCCCAGGTGCCGAGCATTCCCCGGCGCGAGCGCGACGCCGGTTTTTTCTTCAGGAGATGAGAGCGATGCTCGGGTTGCTCCGCAACCTCTTCAACTACAACGAGCGGGAGATCCGCCGGCTGTCCCGGGAGGTCGAGCGGATCAACGCCCTCGAACCCGAGATGGTGCGCTTGACCGACGCCGAGTTGCGCGCCAAGACCGACGAGTTTCGCCGGCGCCTGGCCGACGGAGAGACCCTGGACAACCTCCTCCATGAGGCCTTCGCCGTCGTGCGGGAGGCCGCCAGGCGCGTGCTCGGCATGCGGCCCTTCGACGTCCAGCTGATGGGCGGCATCGTGCTCCACGAGGGCAAGGTCGCCGAGATGAAGACCGGCGAGGGCAAGACCCTGGTCGCCACGCTGCCCGCCTACCTGAACGCCCTGACGGGGCGCGGCGTCCACATCGTCACCGTCAACGACTACCTGGCCAAGCGCGACGCCGAGTGGATGGGCCGGGTCTACCGGTTCCTCGGCCTGAGCGTGGGCGTGATCGTCCACGGCCTGACCTTCGAAGAGCGGCGGCGCGCCTATGCCGCGGACATCACCTACGGGACGAACAACGAGTTCGGGTTCGACTACCTGCGCGACAACATGGCGCTGTATCCCGAGCAGGTGGTCCAGCGCGAGCTGCACTACGCCATCGTCGACGAGGTCGACAGCATCCTGATCGACGAGGCGCGGACGCCGCTGATCATCAGCGGCATGGCCGACAAGCCCACCGAGCTCTACTACAGGTTCGCCGAGATCGCGCGCAAGCTCGAACGCGACCGGGACTACACGGTGGACGAGAAGGCGCGCACGGTGGCGCCGACCGAGGGGGGCGTCCACCGGGTGGAGCAGATGCTGGGGGTCGAGAACCTCTACGCCCCCGACAACCCGGTGGACTACGCCCATTACCTGATCAACGCGCTCAAGGCCAAGGAGCTGATGAAGCGCGACGTCGACTACGTCGTCAAGGACGGCCAGGTGATCATCGTCGACGAGTTCACCGGCCGCCTGATGTTCGGCCGGCGCTACTCCGACGGCCTCCACCAGGCGATCGAGGCCAAGGAAGGCCTGAAGATCGAGCGCGAGACCCAGACGCTCGCCACCATCACGTTCCAGAACTACTTCCGCATGTACGAGAAGCTGGCGGGCATGACCGGCACGGCCGCCACCGAGGAGGAAGAGTTCTCCAAGATCTACGGCCTCGACGTCGTGGTGATCCCGACGAACAAGCCGATGATCCGGCGCGACTACCCCGATGTCATCTACAAGACCGAGGCCGCCAAGTTCCGTGCCGTGGTGGAGGAGATCGTGGAGTGCCACCGGCGCGGCCAGCCCGTGCTGGTGGGCACGGTCTCCATCGAGAAGTCCGAGCGGCTGAGCGAGATGCTCAAGCGGCGGGGGATCCCGCACCAGGTGCTGAATGCGAAGTACCACGAGCGGGAGGCCGAGATCATCGCCCAGGCCGGCCGCGTCGGCGCGGTGACCATCGCCACCAACATGGCGGGCCGCGGCACGGACATCCTGCTGGGCGGCAACCCGGAGTTCCTGGCGCGGCAGCGCATGCGCAAGCTGGGATACCCGCCCGAGGTCATCAGCGCCGTCTCGGGTCAGCTCGACCCCGATGACCCCGAGCTGGCCCAGGCGCGCCGCGACTACCTGCGCCTCCTGGAAGAGGCCAAGCGGGAGACCGAGGCCGAGCACCGTCGGGTGGTCGAACTCGGCGGTCTGCACATCATCGGCACCGAGCGCCACGAGTCGCGGCGCATCGACAACCAGCTGCGCGGCCGCGCCGGCCGCCAGGGGGATCCCGGTTCGTCCCGGTTCTACCTGTCGCTGGAGGACGATCTGCTGCGCCTGTTCGGCTCCGACAGCATCCGCGGCATCATGGACCGGCTCGGCGTGGAAGAGGATGAGCCCATCGAGCACCCGCTGATCACGCGCGCCATCGAGAACGCCCAGCGCAAGGTGGAGCACCGCAACTTCACCCTGCGGAAGCAGGTCCTCGAGTACGACGACGTGATGAACAAGCAGCGCGAGGTGATCTACGCCGAGCGGCGGCGGGTGCTCAACGGCGAGGACGTGCACGAACACATCCTCGGCATGATCGACGACATCATCCGGGCGGCCCTGGACAACTACTGCAACGAACACGCCCACCCGGAGGAGTGGAACCTGGAGGGGCTGGTGGAGTATCTCGAGGGCAACTTCCTCCCCGCCGGCACCCTCCGCGCGGACGAACTGACC
The sequence above is drawn from the Thermaerobacter sp. FW80 genome and encodes:
- the hpf gene encoding ribosome hibernation-promoting factor, HPF/YfiA family; protein product: MNIAIYGKNLDVTDALKEYARRKVGKVARYFNDTPLQAQVTLSIERDRHIVEVTIPLPNNGLLIRAEEDSEDMYASIDLVVDKLERQIRKLKTRLNRKARRLDATTGQALPESETSLDEPAPADAEEEGRVVRTKRFPLKPMTVDEAILQMDLLGHDFFVFANAATGDVNVVYRRRDGQYGLIEPEA
- a CDS encoding transposase, producing MAYNFRPVNRDQLYLLPPSLRDWLPEDHLAWFLIDAVEQMDLRAFYEKYRADGWGGESYDPTMMVTLLLYAYCVGERSSRRIERLCLEDVAFRVITANQKPDHVTIARFRQRHARELAELFTQVLRLCREAGLGKVGVVALDGTKMKANASLAANRTYDAIRQEVEKMLREAEATDREEDERYGPGRRGDELPEELRHRASRLERLKACKRRLEDEAAREAARQQARIDERKAQEQATGKKRRGRKPKAPDPSVDPAAKANITDPDSRILKTRQGFVQGYNAQAVVSEDQLIVAAAVTQDANDVGQLHPMLQQAQANLRAAGVDEPIRAVVADAGYWSEANVKQAPAEGPELFLATSKEWKHRQAVKDAPPPRGRIPKGLSLRERMERKLRTRRGQAIYAKRSQTVEPVFGQIKAVRGADRFLRRGLAACDSEWKLLCLTHNLLKLWRRVTERSASLPFRCTAAAPA
- a CDS encoding HD-GYP domain-containing protein; this encodes MGMVNYVALMPLAYLISAIHRWVGPIGMVLFLLPLVVARFSFKRYLDVRHMFLGTIRALALALEARDRYTYGHADRVARLSVEIGKALNLSDDELEQLEYAGILHDIGKIGVRDEILNKPGRYTPDEYEEMKRHPVIGARIVSGIESLDVVSLWIRHHHERFDGTGYPDGLRGEDIPLGSRILAVADAFDAMLYDRPYKAGRPLPEVIEELKRCSGTHFDPRIVRVVLDLMSSPQRVAELTRPPEVRFVERLASLYGLRPPVPGWRERPLVVEEVAGAEEPVDPPG
- a CDS encoding DUF5317 domain-containing protein translates to MFLASLLLAVAIGWIRGGSVKRIGRLPLRWVGLLPVPLVLRSMLQHPSSVHLPWVVQGAEILQFVAYALLVVLAMVNRHLPGSGYLIGGSLANALVITANGGRMPVSEWAIHVAAHDLERAAAVARLAGGDSLTHELLGPETRLPWLADIIPLPRPFPFPSVASVGDVLIAVGLMWLVIAAMGTRHPAGQPVAPVGGTGRGRR
- the secA gene encoding preprotein translocase subunit SecA; the encoded protein is MLGLLRNLFNYNEREIRRLSREVERINALEPEMVRLTDAELRAKTDEFRRRLADGETLDNLLHEAFAVVREAARRVLGMRPFDVQLMGGIVLHEGKVAEMKTGEGKTLVATLPAYLNALTGRGVHIVTVNDYLAKRDAEWMGRVYRFLGLSVGVIVHGLTFEERRRAYAADITYGTNNEFGFDYLRDNMALYPEQVVQRELHYAIVDEVDSILIDEARTPLIISGMADKPTELYYRFAEIARKLERDRDYTVDEKARTVAPTEGGVHRVEQMLGVENLYAPDNPVDYAHYLINALKAKELMKRDVDYVVKDGQVIIVDEFTGRLMFGRRYSDGLHQAIEAKEGLKIERETQTLATITFQNYFRMYEKLAGMTGTAATEEEEFSKIYGLDVVVIPTNKPMIRRDYPDVIYKTEAAKFRAVVEEIVECHRRGQPVLVGTVSIEKSERLSEMLKRRGIPHQVLNAKYHEREAEIIAQAGRVGAVTIATNMAGRGTDILLGGNPEFLARQRMRKLGYPPEVISAVSGQLDPDDPELAQARRDYLRLLEEAKRETEAEHRRVVELGGLHIIGTERHESRRIDNQLRGRAGRQGDPGSSRFYLSLEDDLLRLFGSDSIRGIMDRLGVEEDEPIEHPLITRAIENAQRKVEHRNFTLRKQVLEYDDVMNKQREVIYAERRRVLNGEDVHEHILGMIDDIIRAALDNYCNEHAHPEEWNLEGLVEYLEGNFLPAGTLRADELTDMGRDALAEQIKAAFLRLYEEKEKAVGSATMRELERVVLLRVVDQKWVDHLAAMDDLRDGIGLRAYGQRDPLLEYKFEAYEMFQQMIQSIKEDVVRILMHLEVRPGQAEPQRRRVAVGAREEAGRVPVFALAATGGGAEGADAGEAAGGAAGPAAAVAGRGRAVGAGAGAAPAAARREPVRVHKVGRNDPCPCGSGKKYKKCCGRTA